A single region of the Rathayibacter rathayi genome encodes:
- a CDS encoding DUF3710 domain-containing protein gives MSDIQPTAGEAAEPVQQDFEKSAPEDRAEAGPLDEREANPVRPYIDLGGVKVLPREGMHIRLEVEEGTKRVIAVGLDYAGSTLQVQPFSAPRSSGLWHEIRGQIAEQIGRQGGSTTEREGVFGPELVAELPLAGGQTRVARFVGVDGPRWFLRGVIAGAGAVDEQAAASVEELFRSIVVVRGSGPMPPRDLIPLKVPTGSQTQQSAS, from the coding sequence ATGAGCGACATCCAGCCCACGGCCGGCGAGGCCGCCGAGCCGGTTCAGCAGGACTTCGAGAAGTCCGCGCCGGAGGACCGCGCTGAAGCCGGTCCGCTCGACGAGCGCGAGGCCAATCCGGTCCGCCCCTACATTGACCTCGGCGGAGTGAAGGTCCTCCCGCGCGAGGGCATGCACATTCGCCTCGAGGTCGAGGAGGGCACTAAGCGCGTCATCGCCGTCGGGCTCGACTACGCCGGCTCGACGCTGCAGGTGCAGCCCTTTTCCGCCCCGCGCTCGTCGGGCCTCTGGCACGAGATCCGCGGTCAGATCGCCGAGCAGATCGGCCGTCAGGGCGGCTCGACCACCGAGCGCGAGGGGGTCTTCGGCCCCGAGCTCGTTGCCGAGTTACCCCTCGCGGGAGGTCAGACCCGCGTTGCGCGGTTTGTCGGAGTCGACGGCCCGCGCTGGTTCCTCCGCGGCGTGATCGCCGGAGCCGGAGCCGTCGACGAGCAGGCCGCGGCCTCGGTCGAGGAGCTCTTCCGTAGCATCGTCGTGGTGCGCGGCAGTGGGCCGATGCCTCCGCGCGACCTCATCCCGCTGAAGGTGCCAACCGGTAGCCAGACCCAGCAGAGCGCGAGCTGA
- the dut gene encoding dUTP diphosphatase, with protein sequence MLATVDVPITADRLPSYARPGDAGADLHSTQDVLLAPGERASVGTGVAIALPEGHVGFVVPRSGLAFTHGITVVNAPGTIDAGYRGEIRVALLNTDRRESYHVTAGDRIAQLVIVPVVQARFTTVEELPGSVRGTDGFGSTGYAAGAQETRIHEESA encoded by the coding sequence GTGCTTGCAACCGTCGACGTTCCGATTACCGCGGACCGGCTCCCCTCCTACGCCCGACCGGGCGATGCCGGAGCCGACCTGCACTCCACCCAGGACGTACTGCTTGCACCCGGCGAACGCGCCAGCGTCGGCACCGGAGTCGCGATCGCGCTGCCCGAGGGTCACGTCGGCTTCGTCGTCCCCCGCAGCGGGCTCGCCTTCACGCACGGCATCACCGTCGTCAACGCCCCCGGCACCATTGACGCGGGCTATCGCGGCGAGATCCGGGTGGCGCTGCTGAACACCGATAGGCGCGAGAGCTACCACGTCACCGCGGGCGACCGGATCGCGCAGCTCGTGATCGTCCCCGTCGTGCAGGCACGGTTCACCACTGTCGAGGAGCTTCCCGGTTCTGTCCGCGGCACGGACGGCTTCGGATCCACCGGGTACGCCGCCGGAGCCCAGGAGACCAGAATTCACGAGGAGAGCGCATGA
- a CDS encoding DUF3093 domain-containing protein gives MPSYRERLWPAPWLFVATALVIPASVLVFAPIDLRVGVIVAIVLYAGCVLSLVALSPVVEVTEGELRAGRAHIPLDLVGEPSSYTGDQAFAERGPRLDARAYLVIRGWVKDVVRVPIEDPADPTPYWLVSTRRPNDIVAAIQGSRRRSGRPSEPGGA, from the coding sequence ATGCCGTCTTACCGAGAGAGGCTGTGGCCCGCGCCCTGGCTCTTCGTCGCCACCGCCCTCGTCATCCCCGCCAGCGTCCTGGTCTTCGCACCCATCGACCTACGGGTCGGAGTGATCGTCGCGATCGTGCTGTACGCAGGCTGCGTGCTGTCGCTGGTCGCTTTGTCTCCGGTGGTCGAGGTGACGGAGGGGGAGCTGCGCGCCGGTCGCGCTCACATCCCGCTCGATCTGGTGGGCGAGCCGTCCTCGTACACCGGGGATCAGGCGTTCGCCGAGCGGGGGCCCCGGCTGGACGCGCGGGCGTACCTGGTGATTCGCGGCTGGGTGAAGGACGTGGTGCGGGTACCGATCGAGGATCCGGCCGACCCCACGCCGTACTGGCTGGTCTCTACCCGCCGCCCGAACGACATCGTCGCCGCGATCCAGGGATCACGGCGACGGAGCGGTCGTCCTTCGGAGCCTGGTGGCGCTTAA
- a CDS encoding DUF4193 domain-containing protein has translation MATDYDAPRKTDDDSESIEALKERVPDKMSGVVDVDDADNPAGFELPGADLSDLDLDVVVLPPQADEFTCVSCFLVKHRSQIDHEEKLGPICLECAA, from the coding sequence ATGGCTACGGACTACGACGCCCCCCGCAAGACCGATGACGACTCCGAGTCGATCGAGGCCCTGAAGGAGCGAGTTCCCGACAAGATGTCCGGGGTCGTTGACGTCGATGACGCCGACAATCCGGCCGGATTCGAACTGCCCGGTGCCGATCTGTCCGACCTTGATCTGGACGTCGTGGTCCTTCCGCCTCAGGCGGATGAGTTCACGTGCGTGAGCTGCTTCCTGGTGAAGCACCGCTCGCAGATCGACCACGAGGAGAAGCTCGGACCAATCTGTCTGGAGTGCGCCGCTTAA
- the sepH gene encoding septation protein SepH has product MMELKVIGVEGGSLVLVSDGGERFSVRIDETLQSQLRPRVHSLPPREKRVSPREIQAHIRSGLSAEEVAELTGADLGYVQRFEGPVTAEREHIVASALAVRVYTSTDPDPLEEGTPFGGVIRDRLAALGAEGEQWSSWKEEEGWVVKLLFRSDEIDHDARWRFDPRKALLSPLTSEAITLSQQGEIRPTLIPRLRAVIPAAVDELATRFDPDSAEAPTRSARADHPTAGRPAAMPHARPAAVRPSDTEPQPALAEKPRPISTLPRPVTSTTEQRERNLNDTADLLDALRRRRGERDHASSLRGREEPEPEVELPVAEKAPEPPRVTPPIPEQPSGVRGSMRRGRASMPSWDEIVFGARTDD; this is encoded by the coding sequence ATGATGGAACTGAAGGTGATCGGCGTCGAGGGCGGATCGCTCGTGCTCGTGTCCGACGGCGGCGAGCGCTTCTCTGTCCGTATCGACGAGACGCTGCAGAGCCAGCTGCGGCCGCGCGTCCACTCCCTCCCCCCGCGCGAGAAGCGCGTCTCACCCCGCGAGATCCAGGCGCACATTCGCTCCGGACTCTCCGCTGAGGAGGTCGCCGAACTCACGGGCGCCGATCTGGGCTATGTGCAGCGCTTCGAGGGCCCGGTCACCGCCGAACGCGAGCACATCGTCGCCTCCGCACTCGCGGTCCGCGTCTACACGAGCACCGACCCCGATCCGCTCGAGGAGGGAACGCCGTTTGGCGGCGTCATCCGCGACCGGCTCGCCGCCCTCGGAGCCGAGGGCGAGCAGTGGTCGAGCTGGAAGGAAGAAGAAGGCTGGGTCGTCAAGCTCCTCTTCCGCTCCGACGAGATCGACCATGACGCCCGCTGGCGCTTCGACCCGCGGAAGGCGCTGCTCTCGCCGCTGACGTCCGAGGCCATCACGCTCTCTCAGCAGGGCGAGATCCGTCCGACGCTCATCCCTCGTCTGCGCGCGGTCATCCCCGCCGCGGTCGATGAGCTCGCGACCCGGTTCGACCCCGACTCGGCCGAGGCTCCGACCCGCTCCGCCCGGGCCGATCATCCGACGGCCGGCCGGCCCGCCGCGATGCCACACGCGCGTCCCGCCGCGGTGCGCCCCTCCGACACGGAGCCGCAGCCGGCCCTCGCCGAGAAGCCGCGCCCGATCTCGACACTCCCCCGCCCTGTCACCAGCACCACGGAGCAGCGCGAGCGCAACCTCAACGACACCGCCGACCTGCTCGACGCCCTGCGGCGTCGCCGAGGCGAGCGGGATCACGCCTCGAGCCTCCGAGGCCGCGAGGAACCGGAGCCCGAGGTCGAGCTTCCCGTGGCCGAGAAGGCGCCGGAGCCTCCGCGCGTCACTCCCCCGATCCCCGAGCAGCCATCGGGTGTGCGCGGGAGCATGCGCCGTGGCCGGGCCTCGATGCCGAGCTGGGACGAGATCGTCTTCGGGGCCCGCACGGACGACTGA
- a CDS encoding alkaline phosphatase family protein — protein sequence MTHMLPPAPVGRRSLADVLPGALDALLGRTGLFGLPRVERIVLVLVDGLGAANLRQRSGHSRALAPGLDRGTTLVSGFPTTTAVALASLTTGLRPGGHGMVGYRVLDRASDRLVNQLSGWDERMVPEHWQPHPTVFEQAGAAGVRAGVIGPARYAHSGLTQAILRGAEYHSAGGVAERFTAARALLDEGGRQLVYLYVPELDQAAHARGWESPEWTAALELLDGEVGGTVRGLSAREGLLVTADHGIVDVPASSHVLIERGPLLEGVRHLGGEPRCLQLHLEPGVDAEEVARRWIEAEGSRAWIATREEVVASGWFGEVSREAAERMGDVFVAARKAIAYYAADDSSGRSMVGQHGSLTPEETQVPLLRFGALA from the coding sequence ATGACCCACATGCTACCGCCAGCCCCCGTCGGGCGGCGGAGCCTCGCCGACGTCCTGCCGGGCGCCCTCGACGCGCTCCTGGGCCGCACCGGGCTCTTCGGATTGCCCCGGGTCGAACGCATCGTGCTCGTCCTGGTCGACGGCCTCGGTGCCGCGAACCTCCGCCAACGCTCAGGGCACTCCCGCGCGCTCGCCCCCGGGCTGGACCGCGGCACCACGCTCGTCTCCGGATTTCCGACGACCACGGCGGTCGCCCTCGCGAGTCTCACAACGGGCCTGCGCCCGGGCGGGCACGGGATGGTCGGCTACCGCGTGCTCGACCGCGCCTCAGACCGCCTGGTCAACCAGCTCTCCGGCTGGGACGAGCGGATGGTGCCCGAGCACTGGCAGCCACACCCCACGGTCTTCGAGCAGGCCGGGGCAGCGGGCGTCCGGGCGGGAGTGATCGGCCCCGCACGGTACGCGCACTCCGGTCTCACGCAGGCGATCCTCCGCGGCGCCGAGTACCACTCCGCGGGCGGCGTCGCCGAGCGCTTCACCGCGGCGCGCGCCCTGCTGGACGAGGGGGGACGGCAGCTGGTGTACCTCTACGTCCCCGAGCTCGACCAGGCGGCGCACGCGCGCGGCTGGGAGTCGCCGGAGTGGACTGCGGCGCTCGAGCTGCTGGACGGCGAGGTCGGCGGCACGGTCCGAGGGCTGTCGGCTCGGGAGGGACTGCTGGTGACGGCCGACCACGGGATCGTGGACGTCCCCGCCTCCTCGCATGTGCTCATTGAGCGCGGCCCGCTGCTCGAGGGCGTCCGGCACCTCGGCGGAGAGCCGCGCTGCCTCCAGCTGCACCTCGAGCCGGGCGTGGACGCTGAGGAGGTGGCGCGGCGCTGGATCGAGGCGGAGGGATCACGCGCCTGGATCGCAACACGCGAGGAGGTCGTGGCGAGCGGCTGGTTCGGCGAGGTGTCACGGGAGGCGGCCGAGCGGATGGGCGATGTGTTCGTCGCCGCACGGAAGGCCATCGCCTACTACGCAGCCGATGACTCGTCCGGGCGCTCGATGGTCGGGCAGCACGGCTCACTCACGCCGGAGGAGACGCAGGTGCCGCTCCTCCGCTTCGGCGCACTGGCCTGA